From one Bombyx mori chromosome 5, ASM3026992v2 genomic stretch:
- the LOC105841642 gene encoding transcriptional adapter 2A: MSRDILQTNCDLCSEVAHEPFIECCECESNVCTPCFSSGKETEMHKNDHKYAIRRNDFPLFGNCNWSAKEECKLLSALSTYGFGNWEEISKNVHTRSKLECQEHYRKYYIENVQYKELRLLKETQQSLFPMPITPYLYNTDVSTNPPRNNSSDQHLAGYNTYRSEFEFSYDHNAESIFNIEDSYSEDDDEDEDEMDMMDSLKVSLVNALNTRLRERHRRYKIIQNHGLVMPNKLFSWIQKFDLTITRQKAERLLCFMQFMTGIQFDAFMESMSLENELLQRIGHLCEYRKNGIKTLYTAKLYKQLKKENDIIMKEQKYATCVMAKKFENQSPVKTMYTKNHQVLRYKRMAMPLEIIDLPGFHRLSEAEQVLCSNLRLVPTNYLEIKEHLIAQNSKLGFLRLLDARKIVKIDVNKTRKIYDYLLYEGFISKPL; encoded by the coding sequence ATGTCCAGAGATATACTACAAACGAACTGCGATTTGTGTTCAGAAGTCGCACACGAGCCTTTTATCGAATGTTGCGAGTGCGAAAGCAATGTTTGCACTCCTTGTTTTTCATCCGGCAAGGAAACAGAAATGCATAAAAATGACCACAAATACGCGATAAGAAGAAATGATTTTCCATTATTCGGTAATTGCAATTGGTCTGCTAAAGAAGAGTGCAAATTGTTATCAGCACTTTCTACATACGGATTCGGAAATTGGGAAGAAATATCTAAGAATGTGCACACACGTTCTAAACTCGAATGTCAAGAGCATTATAGGAAATATTACATAGAGAATGTGCAGTATAAAGAATTGAGATTACTAAAGGAAACACAACAGTCACTTTTTCCAATGCCAATTACTCCATACTTGTACAATACAGATGTAAGCACTAATCCGCCTAGAAATAACAGTTCAGATCAACATTTAGCTGGTTACAATACATATAGATCTGAATTTGAATTCAGTTATGATCACAATGCTGAAAGCATATTTAATATTGAAGACAGTTACTCTGAAGATGATGATGAGGATGAGGATGAAATGGACATGATGGATTCTTTAAAGGTGTCTTTAGTGAATGCTCTTAATACAAGATTAAGAGAAAGACATAGAAGGTATAAAATTATACAGAATCATGGCTTAGTAATGCCAAATAAGCTTTTCTCATGGATCCAAAAGTTTGACCTCACTATAACACGACAGAAAGCAGAACGATTGCTTTGCTTCATGCAGTTCATGACAGGAATACAGTTTGACGCTTTCATGGAATCCATGAGCTTAGAGAACGAGCTGTTACAGAGAATTGGACATTTATGTGAATACCGTAAGAATGGTATAAAAACTCTTTATACTGCCAAACTTTATAAGCaacttaaaaaagaaaatgacaTAATCATGAAAGAACAAAAGTATGCTACATGTGTTATGGCCAAGAAATTTGAAAATCAATCACCAGTGAAGACTATGTACACAAAAAACCACCAAGTGCTGCGTTACAAGCGTATGGCAATGCCCTTAGAAATAATTGACTTGCCAGGTTTCCACAGGCTGAGTGAGGCTGAACAAGTACTATGTTCTAATTTGAGGCTTGTACCAACAAACTACTTGGAAATAAAAGAGCATCTTATAGCTCAGAACAGTAAGCTTGGATTCCTACGACTTTTAGATGCAAGGAAAATTGTTAAAATAGATGTAAATAAGACTAGgaaaatttatgattatttgttatatgaaGGTTTTATAAGTAAACCATTGTGA
- the DnaJ-5 gene encoding dnaJ (Hsp40) homolog 5 isoform X1: MGKDYYKILGITKGASDDDIKKAYRKLALKYHPDKNKAAGAEERFKEVAEAYEVLSDKKKREIYDAHGEEGLKGGMGGQNGPGGGQSFSYTFHGDPKATFAQFFGSASPFQEFFDLNGGGTTTFFDRDMDVDMDPFSNISMGQARPGGPGGAFRSHSFNFHGSPSRKEKTQDPPIEHDLYVSLEDIARGCVKKMKISRRVIQQDGTSKKEDKVLTIHVKPGWKAGTKITFQKEGDRGRNKIPADIVFIIRDKAHPLFKREGSDIRYTAKISLKQALCGTTIEVPTMSGEKLTVNLHGEIVKPHTVKRFPGYGLPFPKEPTRKGDLLVAFDIKFPERLTTGVKEILMDTLPN; encoded by the exons ATGGGCAAAGACTACTATAAAATATTGGGAATAACAAAAGGTGCTTCGGACGATGACATCAAGAAAGCCTACAGAAAATTGGCATTAAAGTACCACCCGGACAAGAACAAGGCTGCGGGCGCAGAGGAAAGGTTTAAAGAAGTGGCAGAAGCTTATGAGGTTTTATCGGACAAGAAGAAAAGAGAAATTTATGATGCGCACGGCGAAGAAGGCCTAAAGGGTGGTATGGGCGGGCAGAATGGTCCTGGTGGCGGTCAATCATTTTCCTACACGTTCCACGGCGACCCGAAAGCAACGTTCGCGCAGTTCTTTGGTTCGGCCAGCCCGTTCCAGGAATTCTTCGATCTGAATGGAGGTGGAACTACAACGTTCTTCGACCGCGACATGGATGTGGATATGGATCCTTTCAGTAACATAAGCATGGGGCAGGCGCGACCAGGTGGCCCCGGTGGTGCTTTCCGCAGTCACAGCTTTAATTTCCATGGTTCACCTAGTAGGAAGGAGAAGACGCAGGACCCCCCCATCGAACACGATTTATACGTATCATTAGAAGATATCGCCCGTGGTTGTGTCAAGAAGATGAAGATATCGCGACGTGTAATACAGCAAGATGGTACCTCGAAGAAGGAAGACAAGGTGTTGACCATACACGTGAAGCCTGGCTGGAAAGCTGGAACTAAGATTACCTTCCAGAAAGAAGGTGATCGAGGTCGTAATAAAATCCCAGCAGACATAGTGTTTATCATCCGAGATAAGGCACATCCACTATTCAAGCGAGAAGGCAGTGACATAAGATACACAGCTAAAATCTCACTCAAACAG GCACTCTGTGGCACAACCATTGAAGTACCAACTATGTCTGGAGAAAAGTTAACAGTCAACTTACATGGTGAAATAGTAAAACCTCACACAGTCAAAAGGTTCCCAGGCTATGGACTACCGTTCCCCAAGGAACCCACAAGAAAGGGTGACCTGCTTGTAGCATTTGACATCAAGTTTCCTGAACGCTTAACCACAGGAGTCAAAGAAATATTAATGGACACTTtacctaattaa
- the DnaJ-5 gene encoding DnaJ (Hsp40) homolog 5 (The RefSeq protein has 6 substitutions compared to this genomic sequence) — translation MGKDYYKILGITKGASDDDIKKAYRKLALKYHPDKNKAAGAEERFKEVAEAYEVLSDKKKREIYDAHGEEGLKGGMGGQNGPGGGQSFSYTFHGDPKATFAQFFGSASPFQEFFDLNGGGTTTFFDRDMDVDMDPFSNISMGQARPGGPGGAFRSHSLDFQGSPSRKEKTQDPPIEHDLYVSLEDIARGGVKKMKISRRVIQQEGTSKKEDKVLTIHVKPGWKAGTKITFQKEGDRGRNKIPADIVFIIRDKAHPLFKREGSDIRYTAKISLKQALCGTTMEVPTMSGEKLTVNLHGEIVKPHTVKRFPGYGLPFPKEPTRKGDLLVAFDIKFPERLTTGVKEILMDTLPN, via the exons ATGGGCAAAGACTACTATAAAATATTGGGAATAACAAAAGGTGCTTCGGACGATGACATCAAGAAAGCCTACAGAAAATTGGCATTAAAGTACCACCCGGACAAGAACAAGGCTGCGGGCGCAGAGGAAAGGTTTAAAGAAGTGGCAGAAGCTTATGAGGTTTTATCGGACAAGAAGAAAAGAGAAATTTATGATGCGCACGGCGAAGAAGGCCTAAAGGGTGGTATGGGCGGGCAGAATGGTCCTGGTGGCGGTCAATCATTTTCCTACACGTTCCACGGCGACCCGAAAGCAACGTTCGCGCAGTTCTTTGGTTCGGCCAGCCCGTTCCAGGAATTCTTCGATCTGAATGGAGGTGGAACTACAACGTTCTTCGACCGCGACATGGATGTGGATATGGATCCTTTCAGTAACATAAGCATGGGGCAGGCGCGACCAGGTGGCCCCGGTGGTGCTTTCCGCAGTCACAGCTTTAATTTCCATGGTTCACCTAGTAGGAAGGAGAAGACGCAGGACCCCCCCATCGAACACGATTTATACGTATCATTAGAAGATATCGCCCGTGGTTGTGTCAAGAAGATGAAGATATCGCGACGTGTAATACAGCAAGATGGTACCTCGAAGAAGGAAGACAAGGTGTTGACCATACACGTGAAGCCTGGCTGGAAAGCTGGAACTAAGATTACCTTCCAGAAAGAAGGTGATCGAGGTCGTAATAAAATCCCAGCAGACATAGTGTTTATCATCCGAGATAAGGCACATCCACTATTCAAGCGAGAAGGCAGTGACATAAGATACACAGCTAAAATCTCACTCAAACAG GCACTCTGTGGCACAACCATTGAAGTACCAACTATGTCTGGAGAAAAGTTAACAGTCAACTTACATGGTGAAATAGTAAAACCTCACACAGTCAAAAGGTTCCCAGGCTATGGACTACCGTTCCCCAAGGAACCCACAAGAAAGGGTGACCTGCTTGTAGCATTTGACATCAAGTTTCCTGAACGCTTAACCACAGGAGTCAAAGAAATATTAATGGACACTTtacctaattaa